A window of the Myxococcus virescens genome harbors these coding sequences:
- a CDS encoding YfbK domain-containing protein, which translates to MHSVARSVRCVFLLLFALPSLAQPDAGGHPNTSTIIGTVRNAYRRVPVANAVVTASSPNLQGELRVSTNAQGSYRIPQLPPGEYTLTFEKEGFKPYTRSAIQLRLDRTIRVDVELLSALPAELVGVVGAPPTIDVGSTTMGVNVDQEFIKRVAVARPGGRTGATRVYEPPDAMSRPHGVSLNGPPASTLPAQPLGRPGPPKPQSTPRFVRRDVEPPAPAVAPTPISPFHMYFQGYGVNPTVNTEEERFSTFSVDTDSASYTLTRAYLERGGLPNEQAVRVEEFVNTFDYGYAHQGSAPFSVQVEGFPSPVRKGYHVVHVGVKAREVSRPQRKPSHLVFVIDVSGSMNLENRLGLVKRALHLLVNGLDERDQVSIVVYGSTARLVLEPTSAVHAHVIRAAIDSLHTEGSTNAQAGLEMGYSLAASHLVEGGINRVILCSDGVANTGLTDANSIWERIRARAAKGITLSTVGFGMGNYNDVLMERLSQVGEGNYAYVDRIEEAHRIFVRDLTGTLQVVAKDVKLQMEFNPQAVSHYRLLGYENRMLTKEQFADDRVDAGEIGAGHAVTALYEVKLTEPSASFGTLRIRYKAPEGGDSKLIEKPLPSSVLRPTYGRATPPTRLSYVAAAFAEKLRGSYWVRPLTYDALFSFWEEIGEPLKARDDVTELGALIQKARALDHREDRFEAFAPVSTMDFDRVPTLP; encoded by the coding sequence ATGCATTCCGTCGCTCGCAGTGTGCGGTGCGTCTTCCTGCTGTTGTTCGCCCTTCCCTCCCTGGCCCAACCCGATGCCGGCGGACATCCGAACACCAGCACCATCATCGGGACGGTGCGTAACGCATATCGGCGCGTTCCCGTCGCCAATGCTGTCGTGACCGCGAGTTCCCCCAACCTCCAGGGGGAATTGAGAGTCTCGACCAATGCACAAGGGAGCTACCGCATCCCGCAGCTCCCACCGGGTGAGTACACGCTCACGTTCGAGAAGGAAGGGTTCAAGCCCTACACACGCTCGGCCATCCAACTGCGTCTCGACCGGACCATCCGGGTCGACGTGGAACTCCTCTCAGCTCTACCCGCGGAGCTGGTAGGTGTCGTCGGCGCTCCACCGACCATCGACGTGGGCTCCACGACCATGGGCGTGAACGTCGACCAGGAGTTCATCAAGCGCGTCGCTGTCGCCCGTCCGGGCGGCCGGACTGGCGCGACCCGCGTCTACGAGCCCCCCGATGCGATGAGTCGCCCCCACGGTGTGTCCCTCAACGGTCCACCGGCGTCCACCCTGCCCGCGCAGCCGCTGGGCCGTCCGGGCCCCCCGAAGCCTCAGAGCACGCCTCGGTTCGTCCGCAGGGATGTCGAGCCTCCTGCACCCGCAGTGGCGCCCACGCCGATCTCCCCCTTCCACATGTACTTCCAGGGGTACGGGGTCAATCCCACCGTCAACACGGAGGAGGAGCGCTTCTCCACCTTCTCCGTCGACACGGATTCCGCGTCGTACACCCTGACGCGGGCCTACCTGGAGCGCGGCGGTCTGCCCAATGAACAGGCCGTCCGCGTGGAGGAGTTCGTCAACACCTTCGACTACGGCTACGCGCACCAGGGCAGCGCGCCCTTCAGCGTCCAGGTGGAAGGGTTTCCGTCCCCCGTGCGCAAGGGCTACCACGTGGTCCACGTCGGCGTGAAAGCGCGGGAGGTCAGCCGCCCGCAGCGCAAGCCGAGCCACCTCGTCTTCGTCATCGACGTGTCCGGCTCCATGAACCTGGAGAACCGGCTGGGCCTGGTGAAGCGCGCACTGCACCTGCTCGTGAACGGACTGGATGAGCGCGACCAGGTCTCCATCGTCGTGTACGGCTCCACCGCGCGCCTGGTGCTGGAGCCCACCAGCGCCGTGCACGCACACGTCATCCGCGCCGCCATCGACAGCCTACACACCGAGGGCTCCACCAACGCCCAGGCGGGCCTGGAGATGGGCTATTCGCTCGCGGCCTCCCACCTCGTGGAGGGCGGCATCAACCGCGTCATCCTCTGCTCGGACGGCGTGGCCAACACCGGGCTCACCGACGCCAACAGCATCTGGGAGCGCATCCGTGCGCGCGCGGCGAAGGGCATCACCCTGTCCACCGTCGGCTTCGGCATGGGCAACTACAACGACGTGTTGATGGAGCGCCTGTCCCAGGTGGGCGAGGGCAACTACGCCTACGTGGACCGGATTGAAGAGGCGCACCGCATCTTCGTGCGCGACCTCACCGGCACGCTCCAGGTGGTGGCCAAGGACGTGAAGCTCCAGATGGAGTTCAACCCGCAGGCCGTGTCCCACTACCGGCTGCTCGGCTACGAGAACCGCATGCTCACCAAGGAGCAGTTCGCCGATGACCGCGTGGACGCGGGTGAAATCGGCGCGGGCCACGCCGTCACCGCGCTCTACGAGGTGAAGCTGACCGAGCCCTCCGCGTCCTTCGGCACGCTGCGCATCCGGTACAAGGCGCCGGAGGGCGGGGACTCGAAGCTCATTGAGAAGCCCCTGCCGTCGAGCGTCCTCCGTCCCACCTACGGCCGCGCCACGCCGCCCACGCGCCTGTCCTATGTGGCCGCCGCCTTCGCGGAGAAGCTGCGTGGCTCCTACTGGGTGCGCCCGCTGACCTACGACGCCCTGTTCTCCTTCTGGGAGGAGATTGGCGAACCGCTGAAGGCCCGCGATGACGTGACGGAGCTGGGCGCCCTCATCCAGAAGGCCCGCGCCCTGGACCACCGCGAGGACCGCTTCGAGGCCTTCGCGCCCGTGAGCACCATGGACTTCGACCGCGTGCCCACCCTGCCCTGA
- a CDS encoding DUSAM domain-containing protein: MDDSPDWDPVRALAHGVLNQGIPLELTDDVRSLLRRTAREVAISDADTALQTEAGATELLREAMRRIKDGSWRLMRALHRMYQHKRAGDFDSARQEMREVLAEEVVPFYRDVAAGQLEDLDDEP; encoded by the coding sequence ATGGACGACAGCCCCGATTGGGACCCGGTGCGCGCCCTCGCACATGGCGTGTTGAATCAAGGCATCCCGCTGGAGTTGACGGATGACGTGCGGAGCTTGCTCCGGCGCACCGCGCGAGAAGTCGCCATCAGCGACGCGGACACCGCGCTACAGACCGAGGCAGGCGCAACAGAACTTCTGCGAGAAGCCATGCGCCGAATCAAGGATGGCTCTTGGCGCCTGATGCGCGCGCTTCACCGCATGTACCAGCACAAGCGCGCGGGTGACTTCGACAGCGCCCGCCAAGAAATGCGGGAGGTGCTCGCCGAAGAAGTGGTGCCCTTCTACCGCGACGTTGCAGCCGGGCAGCTCGAAGACCTCGACGACGAGCCGTAA
- a CDS encoding type IV toxin-antitoxin system AbiEi family antitoxin domain-containing protein encodes MGTARRGQPDWDRLFDIVAGQSGLFTAQQALEAGYSPQVLAHHVGAGRFHRVRRGIYRLVHFPAGEHEDLVAVWLWSEQQGLFSHQTALALHTLSDALPHRVHLTLPADWKQRRFHVPAGTVFHHAVVGKTERV; translated from the coding sequence GTGGGAACGGCGCGACGCGGCCAGCCAGATTGGGACCGGCTCTTCGACATCGTCGCGGGGCAATCGGGCCTGTTCACGGCGCAGCAGGCACTGGAGGCGGGATATTCGCCGCAGGTGCTCGCCCACCACGTGGGGGCCGGGAGGTTCCACCGTGTGCGTCGTGGCATCTACCGGCTGGTGCATTTTCCGGCCGGTGAGCACGAGGACCTCGTCGCCGTCTGGCTCTGGTCCGAGCAGCAAGGTCTGTTCTCCCACCAGACGGCCCTGGCGCTCCACACCCTATCGGACGCCCTGCCGCATCGAGTGCACCTGACGCTGCCGGCCGACTGGAAGCAGCGCCGATTCCACGTTCCTGCCGGCACCGTGTTCCACCATGCAGTCGTCGGCAAAACGGAGCGCGTCTGA
- the epsU gene encoding exopolysaccharide biosynthesis GT2 family glycosyltransferase EpsU encodes MHVVTSWTWLDVALCVAQLPVAVACGYLLTLTLRSYRPQPPTTRIGPRKFDIIIPAHNEELGIARTVKNLSEVDYPAHLRRIIVVADNCSDATAQKAREAGAFVLERQDTTKRGKGYALAHAFEFSQQDGFAEAVVVVDADTVVSPNLLTAFAKRIEGVEGKEVDGAKGGLEAAHAMQAHYGVMNPTASWRTRLMTIALGMFHKVRSQGREALGVSCGLRGNGMCFTHHALAKVPHDAFSVVEDLEYGIRLARNGFRVHYVWEAEVLGEMVSGEKQSRSQRQRWEGGRAQMRKLHGWPLLKDGLRKRDGTLLDIAMDVLVPPLSQLVLAAVGCMVMAGAFAWWSHNPMPWALGVAGFSVASLGAYVLRGWWVSGVGVRGLLDLAWAPVYVVWKVWLMLRGPGAEKRGEWVRTSREGENR; translated from the coding sequence GTGCATGTCGTGACATCGTGGACGTGGCTGGACGTGGCGCTGTGCGTGGCGCAGCTTCCCGTGGCGGTGGCGTGTGGCTATCTGCTGACCCTGACGCTGCGCTCCTATCGGCCCCAGCCGCCGACGACGCGCATCGGGCCGCGGAAGTTCGACATCATCATCCCCGCGCACAACGAGGAGCTGGGCATCGCCCGGACGGTGAAGAACCTGTCCGAGGTGGACTACCCGGCGCACCTTCGGCGCATCATCGTGGTGGCGGACAACTGTTCCGACGCGACGGCGCAGAAGGCGCGTGAGGCAGGCGCCTTCGTCCTGGAGCGGCAGGACACGACGAAGCGTGGCAAGGGCTACGCGCTGGCCCACGCCTTCGAGTTCAGCCAGCAGGACGGCTTCGCCGAGGCGGTGGTGGTGGTGGACGCGGACACGGTGGTGTCGCCCAACCTGCTGACCGCCTTCGCGAAGCGCATCGAGGGTGTCGAGGGCAAGGAGGTCGATGGCGCGAAGGGCGGGCTCGAAGCCGCGCACGCCATGCAGGCGCACTACGGGGTGATGAACCCCACGGCGTCCTGGCGCACGCGGCTGATGACCATTGCCCTGGGCATGTTCCACAAGGTGCGCTCACAGGGCCGCGAGGCCCTGGGCGTGTCGTGCGGCCTGCGCGGCAACGGCATGTGCTTCACGCACCACGCGCTGGCCAAGGTGCCGCATGACGCCTTCAGCGTGGTGGAGGACCTGGAGTACGGCATCCGTCTGGCCCGCAACGGCTTCCGCGTGCACTACGTCTGGGAGGCGGAGGTGCTGGGGGAGATGGTGTCCGGCGAGAAGCAGAGCCGCTCGCAGCGTCAGCGCTGGGAGGGTGGCCGCGCGCAGATGCGCAAGCTGCACGGATGGCCGCTGCTGAAGGATGGACTCCGGAAGAGGGACGGCACGCTGTTGGACATCGCCATGGACGTGCTGGTGCCGCCGCTGAGCCAGCTGGTGCTGGCAGCGGTGGGCTGCATGGTGATGGCCGGGGCGTTCGCCTGGTGGTCCCACAACCCGATGCCGTGGGCGCTGGGCGTGGCGGGCTTCAGCGTGGCCAGCCTGGGGGCGTATGTCCTGCGCGGCTGGTGGGTGTCTGGCGTGGGCGTTCGCGGCCTGCTGGACCTGGCCTGGGCGCCTGTCTACGTGGTGTGGAAGGTGTGGCTCATGCTGCGCGGCCCCGGCGCGGAGAAGCGCGGCGAGTGGGTGCGGACCTCGCGTGAGGGCGAGAACCGGTAG
- the epsV gene encoding PCP family exopolysaccharide biosynthesis protein EpsV, whose translation MTVPAPGAPGPRPQLVPPRPAFTPELPETNAPADLIDWGFAIDAVFFLKNAVLRHWFLALVVMGAVSAMAVGVSKIMPRKYRVETRMLTQRNFIISSLANPGRSIPVDADQPTRAAWEMVMKHDNLKSIVAQAKLVEYWELQRSPLSRLKEKVLRKPPKPMSDEDKRDALTAMLEQAMIVGVEGGTGTVSIGVEWSDPQLALNIVQAAQQNFLDMRQAAEMGAVQEAITILEKQVVDEAAGIQQAIGQLNAAVKRVEARQKKEEEKKGRRGGAAAAANAALGINTDHLLAQMRFMIQTKRRAIGDVEDFRSRRLTELRNQLSEQRVIYSPQHPIITDLEQRISSLQEDSPQLIALRSEMTELINEYVRNGGDPGELESGLATAAMGGATFGGPATSDDPEVSVAADRVRMLVMRHQEKMRRLDQARTELEISRASMKHRFSVLSPPTFPERPSKPKVKLIVAAGVVGGIGMGIFAALALDIIRRRILEKWQVERILKLPVLAELERR comes from the coding sequence GTGACGGTCCCCGCGCCCGGGGCTCCCGGGCCGCGCCCCCAGCTGGTGCCGCCGCGACCCGCGTTCACTCCGGAGCTCCCGGAGACGAACGCACCCGCGGACCTCATCGACTGGGGCTTCGCCATCGACGCGGTCTTCTTCTTGAAGAACGCGGTGCTGCGGCACTGGTTCCTCGCCCTGGTGGTGATGGGCGCGGTGTCCGCCATGGCGGTGGGCGTCAGCAAAATCATGCCGCGCAAGTACCGCGTGGAGACGCGGATGCTGACGCAGCGCAACTTCATCATCTCCTCGCTGGCCAACCCCGGGCGCTCCATCCCGGTCGACGCGGACCAGCCCACGCGCGCCGCGTGGGAGATGGTGATGAAGCACGACAACCTCAAGTCCATCGTCGCGCAGGCGAAGCTGGTGGAGTACTGGGAGCTGCAGCGCTCGCCGCTGAGCCGGCTGAAGGAGAAGGTGCTCCGCAAGCCGCCCAAGCCCATGTCGGACGAGGACAAGCGCGACGCGCTCACCGCCATGCTGGAGCAGGCGATGATTGTCGGCGTGGAGGGCGGCACGGGCACCGTCTCCATCGGCGTGGAGTGGAGCGACCCGCAGCTGGCGCTCAACATCGTGCAGGCCGCGCAGCAGAACTTCCTCGACATGCGCCAGGCGGCGGAGATGGGCGCGGTGCAGGAGGCCATCACCATCCTGGAGAAGCAGGTGGTGGACGAGGCCGCGGGCATCCAGCAGGCCATTGGCCAGCTCAACGCGGCGGTGAAGCGCGTGGAGGCCCGGCAGAAGAAGGAAGAGGAGAAGAAGGGGCGGCGGGGCGGCGCCGCCGCCGCGGCCAACGCCGCGCTGGGCATCAACACCGACCACCTGCTGGCGCAGATGCGCTTCATGATTCAGACGAAGCGCCGGGCCATTGGGGACGTGGAGGACTTCCGCTCGCGGCGGCTGACGGAGCTGCGCAACCAGCTGTCCGAGCAGCGCGTCATCTATTCGCCGCAGCACCCCATCATCACCGACCTGGAGCAGCGCATCTCCTCGCTCCAGGAGGATTCGCCGCAGTTGATTGCGCTGCGCTCGGAGATGACGGAGCTCATCAACGAGTACGTGCGCAACGGCGGTGACCCGGGTGAGCTGGAGTCCGGGCTGGCGACGGCGGCCATGGGCGGCGCGACGTTCGGCGGGCCGGCCACGTCGGATGACCCGGAGGTGTCGGTGGCGGCGGACCGGGTGCGCATGCTGGTGATGCGGCACCAGGAGAAGATGCGGCGGCTGGACCAGGCGCGCACGGAGCTGGAGATTTCCCGCGCGTCCATGAAGCACCGCTTCAGCGTGCTGTCGCCGCCCACCTTCCCGGAGCGGCCGTCCAAGCCGAAGGTGAAGCTCATCGTCGCCGCGGGCGTGGTGGGCGGAATCGGCATGGGCATCTTCGCGGCGCTGGCGCTGGACATCATCCGCCGGCGCATTCTGGAGAAGTGGCAGGTCGAGCGGATTCTGAAGCTACCCGTGCTGGCGGAGCTGGAGCGGCGCTGA
- the epsW gene encoding exopolysaccharide biosynthesis response regulator EpsW, protein MESDLHTVLLVEDAPFFRKMLGDYLRDMGFKEVVELPSGRAALKHLETAARPDLVCLDLTLPDISGYDLCEHIRRSATMADVPVLVVSARDLPEDKAHAEEAGANGYLGKPFTQEEFTRRVQSLLKSTGARRAP, encoded by the coding sequence ATGGAGTCCGACCTGCACACGGTCCTCTTGGTGGAGGACGCCCCCTTCTTCCGGAAGATGCTGGGCGACTACCTGCGGGACATGGGGTTCAAGGAGGTCGTGGAGCTGCCCAGTGGCCGCGCCGCGCTCAAGCACCTGGAGACGGCCGCGCGTCCCGACCTCGTGTGTCTGGACCTGACGCTGCCGGACATCTCCGGCTATGACCTCTGCGAGCACATCCGCCGCTCGGCGACGATGGCGGACGTGCCGGTGCTGGTGGTGAGCGCCCGGGACTTGCCGGAGGACAAGGCGCACGCCGAGGAGGCCGGCGCCAACGGCTACCTGGGCAAGCCCTTCACCCAGGAGGAGTTCACCCGGCGGGTGCAGTCGCTCCTCAAGAGCACTGGGGCCAGGAGGGCGCCGTGA
- the epsX gene encoding exopolysaccharide export protein EpsX, giving the protein MLGTVLTVALLEVSSASVSYATAARVDSRLRSNEDPAPEAPRVAGDTDVTPLLGLEIREGNTALQVEYAPRISLREVTARARTEIQHMGRLAGLWRPERGLSLRLSEELVLGSVNLLTTDLGSLPGGTPGTPDGPLPPPGSGGPLQPLPQADTVYFLSSATTLTADTGWLGRRWNLTGSGGFSISGGLDGPAREAVPMQYGPRADVSLSHALSPLSAITTSVAFNSARFSTGANNTIVTLREAWGHRVDRRTSLEAGAGVSVVHAIPVPPGEGEPEPGPLDAPRTELLPNLNVGVSHRVPSRTADFNGRADLRLVPFTDRLTARVYPRADLTLTGTWALGPRVRVSAMGGGAAAVGGSRGDSILSGGFTGSWILTRWVSVDTDLRGTWSRSPELPTARLTWAATLGLSVRQTGIL; this is encoded by the coding sequence GTGCTGGGGACGGTCCTCACCGTCGCGTTGCTGGAGGTGTCCTCCGCCTCCGTCAGCTACGCCACGGCCGCGCGCGTCGACTCGCGCCTGCGCTCCAACGAGGACCCCGCCCCCGAGGCCCCCCGTGTCGCCGGTGACACCGACGTCACTCCGCTCCTGGGCCTGGAGATTCGCGAGGGCAACACCGCGCTCCAGGTGGAGTACGCCCCGCGCATCAGCCTGCGCGAAGTCACCGCCCGCGCGCGCACCGAAATCCAGCACATGGGCCGCCTGGCCGGCCTGTGGCGCCCCGAGCGCGGCTTGTCCCTGCGCCTGTCGGAGGAGCTGGTGCTGGGCAGCGTCAACCTCCTCACCACGGACCTGGGCTCCCTGCCCGGCGGCACACCGGGCACCCCTGACGGACCGCTGCCTCCGCCCGGAAGCGGCGGGCCCCTGCAGCCCCTGCCCCAGGCGGACACCGTCTACTTCCTCTCCTCCGCGACGACGCTGACGGCGGACACCGGCTGGCTGGGGCGGCGGTGGAACCTCACCGGCTCCGGCGGCTTCTCCATCAGCGGCGGCCTGGACGGGCCCGCCCGCGAAGCGGTGCCCATGCAGTATGGCCCGCGCGCGGACGTGTCCCTCAGCCATGCGCTGTCACCCCTGAGCGCCATCACCACCTCCGTGGCCTTCAACTCCGCGCGCTTCTCCACCGGGGCGAACAACACCATCGTCACGCTGCGGGAGGCCTGGGGGCACCGGGTGGACAGGCGCACCTCCCTGGAGGCCGGAGCGGGCGTGAGCGTGGTGCACGCCATCCCCGTGCCCCCCGGCGAAGGCGAGCCCGAGCCCGGCCCGCTGGACGCGCCCCGGACGGAGCTGCTCCCCAACCTGAATGTCGGGGTGAGCCACCGGGTTCCCTCGCGCACCGCGGACTTCAATGGCCGGGCGGACCTGCGGCTCGTCCCCTTCACGGACCGGCTCACGGCGCGCGTCTACCCTCGGGCGGACCTGACGCTGACGGGGACCTGGGCCCTGGGGCCCCGCGTGCGCGTGTCCGCCATGGGCGGCGGCGCCGCGGCCGTCGGCGGAAGTCGTGGGGACAGCATCCTTTCCGGAGGCTTCACTGGTTCCTGGATTCTCACACGGTGGGTGTCCGTGGATACCGACCTCCGCGGGACGTGGAGCCGCTCGCCCGAACTCCCGACGGCCCGGCTGACGTGGGCTGCGACGCTGGGCCTGTCCGTGCGGCAAACTGGTATTCTCTGA
- the epsY gene encoding exopolysaccharide export protein EpsY — MPSTHRQLPSAPRHPWRSFAACAALLLLAPACRGLGKYTWVDDYQEKPPPVDSAYRIAAGDLLNIRVWNQESLTTQARVREDGRISLLFLDDVEAAGHTPAMLSQQIQTRLKDYINHPVVTVALEMARPIKVTMVGEVNRIGPLEIDPGASLLQALAGAGGFTEYAHKDRIFVMRQEEGAAPERIRFRYDDLIHAEGRAPTFRLRPGDVVVVE; from the coding sequence ATGCCGTCCACGCACCGCCAGCTGCCTTCCGCCCCGCGCCACCCCTGGCGCTCGTTCGCCGCCTGCGCCGCGCTGCTGCTGCTGGCGCCCGCCTGCCGGGGCCTGGGCAAGTACACCTGGGTGGATGACTACCAGGAGAAGCCGCCCCCGGTGGACTCGGCGTACCGCATCGCCGCGGGCGACCTGCTCAACATCCGCGTGTGGAACCAGGAGTCGCTCACCACGCAGGCCCGCGTGCGCGAGGACGGCCGCATCAGCCTGCTCTTCCTGGACGACGTGGAGGCCGCCGGCCACACGCCGGCCATGCTGTCGCAGCAAATCCAGACGCGGCTGAAGGACTACATCAACCACCCCGTCGTCACCGTCGCGCTGGAGATGGCGCGCCCCATCAAGGTGACCATGGTGGGTGAGGTCAACCGCATCGGTCCGCTGGAAATCGACCCGGGCGCCAGCCTGCTGCAGGCCCTGGCCGGCGCGGGCGGCTTCACCGAGTACGCCCACAAGGACCGCATCTTCGTCATGCGCCAGGAAGAGGGCGCCGCGCCCGAGCGCATCCGCTTCCGCTACGACGACCTCATCCACGCCGAGGGGCGCGCGCCCACCTTCCGCCTGCGCCCCGGTGACGTGGTGGTGGTGGAATAA
- the wzx gene encoding exopolysaccharide biosynthesis flippase, giving the protein MNSPSHSISQDAGERERSHEAMGAVRNGLQLGGSLLATYAIAMGVRFLLPAHLGPESFGRFNYADSFSAVFFIATHLGLEMYIRKEVSRRPEHASDFFGSTLLLRLGLTAVLMGAMALVMAHFDEPAEVRQLVYVFALAQSLIIINASVAALLHAKGKVAGLSVSNIVTKLVWGGGLLAVAVAGLPLPWLAVPLVASEAVKLGVGWYLAREHMGLTFKVDVPATLKVLKASLPFFITGAALAANGRLDVMILGMVSSHEEVGWYGAAWNIAGLTFFLNPVFGWVLMPLASRAAERSEAELTNLTRRSLEGTLAVTVPMMMLIVLGAPLWVGLMGGAFSESAMPLRLMSPLFVLAFVTMNAGLWLTMTNREWWVTITSVIGSVVLIPLLNLLLIPLMLSALGNGGGAAGTALSMLLMEICVTISLLGRMGKAAFDARLVSMMAKTAVICAAIAVLDQTLLASLNPWVRITVEAVLYIVAVLATGAVRPGEVLQVVRIARRRGNPAPEAAPTP; this is encoded by the coding sequence GTGAACAGTCCCAGCCATTCCATTTCGCAGGACGCGGGCGAGCGCGAGCGCTCGCATGAAGCGATGGGCGCGGTGCGCAACGGGCTCCAACTCGGCGGCTCGCTGCTGGCCACGTACGCCATCGCCATGGGCGTGCGCTTCCTGCTGCCGGCCCACCTGGGACCGGAGAGCTTCGGGCGCTTCAACTACGCCGACAGCTTCTCCGCCGTCTTCTTCATCGCCACCCACCTGGGCCTGGAGATGTACATCCGCAAGGAGGTGTCGCGCCGGCCCGAGCACGCCAGCGACTTCTTCGGCAGCACGCTGCTGCTGCGGCTGGGCCTCACCGCGGTGCTGATGGGCGCCATGGCGCTGGTGATGGCCCACTTCGATGAGCCGGCCGAGGTGCGCCAGCTCGTCTACGTCTTCGCGCTGGCCCAATCGCTCATCATCATCAACGCCTCCGTGGCCGCGCTGCTCCACGCCAAGGGCAAGGTGGCGGGGCTGTCCGTCTCCAACATCGTCACCAAGCTGGTGTGGGGCGGCGGCCTGCTGGCCGTCGCCGTGGCGGGCCTGCCGCTGCCGTGGCTGGCGGTGCCGCTGGTGGCGTCGGAAGCCGTGAAGCTGGGCGTGGGCTGGTACCTGGCCCGCGAGCACATGGGGCTCACCTTCAAGGTGGACGTGCCGGCCACGCTGAAGGTGCTCAAGGCCAGCCTGCCCTTCTTCATCACCGGCGCGGCGCTGGCGGCCAACGGGCGCCTGGACGTGATGATTCTGGGCATGGTCTCCAGCCACGAAGAGGTGGGCTGGTACGGCGCGGCGTGGAACATCGCGGGCCTCACCTTCTTCCTCAACCCGGTGTTCGGCTGGGTGCTGATGCCGCTGGCGTCCCGCGCGGCCGAGCGCTCCGAGGCGGAGCTGACGAACCTGACGCGCCGCTCGCTGGAGGGCACGCTGGCCGTCACCGTGCCCATGATGATGCTCATCGTCCTGGGCGCTCCGCTGTGGGTGGGGCTGATGGGCGGCGCGTTCTCCGAATCCGCCATGCCGCTGCGGCTGATGTCGCCGCTGTTCGTGCTGGCCTTCGTGACGATGAACGCCGGCCTGTGGCTGACCATGACGAACCGCGAGTGGTGGGTGACCATCACCAGCGTCATTGGCAGCGTGGTGCTGATCCCCCTCCTCAACCTGCTGCTGATTCCGCTGATGCTTTCGGCGCTGGGCAACGGCGGCGGCGCGGCGGGCACGGCGCTGTCCATGCTGCTCATGGAAATCTGCGTCACCATCAGCCTGCTGGGGCGCATGGGCAAGGCGGCCTTCGACGCGCGCCTGGTGTCCATGATGGCCAAGACGGCCGTCATCTGCGCGGCCATCGCCGTGCTGGACCAGACGCTGCTGGCATCCCTGAACCCATGGGTGCGCATCACCGTGGAGGCCGTGCTGTACATCGTCGCGGTGCTGGCCACCGGCGCGGTGCGCCCCGGCGAGGTGCTCCAGGTGGTGCGCATCGCCCGCCGCCGTGGAAACCCCGCGCCCGAGGCCGCGCCCACCCCGTGA